The nucleotide sequence GATCTGTCCCTTCAATGCGTCGTTCATCTCACGCTCCACCGACGAGTTGAGCTTGCGAAGTCCGAGCGAACGAACGGTGGCTCTCTGCGTCTCGGGACGACCGATGAGGCTTCTCGTAAGAGTGATTTTGACCTTTGCCATCGAACTTCCTCCTTAACCTAAGAGTTCCTGCACCGTCTTGCCGCGCAGTTCAGCGACCGCTTCAGCACGCTTGAGCTGCTCGAGACCCTTGACCGTGGCGCGAACCATGTTGTTCGGATTCGACGAGCCAAGAGACTTCGTGAGGATGTCGCGAATGCCCGCAAGCTCCAAGACGGCGCGCGCAGGGCCGCCCGCGATGACGCCGGTACCTTTGGCGGCGGGCTTCAAGAGCACGCGGCCTGCACCGAAGATGCCGATCATCTCGTGCGGAATCGTCGTATCCTTCAAGGAAACCTCGATGAGGTTCTTCTTCGCGTCCTCGATGCCCTTTCGTATTGCCTCGGGCACTTCGCTCGCCTTGCCGAGGCCTGCGCCAACCTTGCCCTTCTTGTTGCCCACGACTACGAGGGCGCTGAAGGAGAAACGGCGGCCGCCCTTGACGACTTTGGCAACGCGGTTGATGTAAACGACCTTCTCCTCAAATTCAGGAGTCTCGTTGTTTCTGTCCCGGTCCCTGTCATGGTTCCTGTCCATTCTAGCCATTCATTTACCTCCTTGCAAGTCAGAATTTGAGGCCTGCCTCGCGCGCTGCTTCCGCGAGCGCCGCGACGCGACCGTGGTAGATGTAGCCCCCGCGGTCAAAGACAACCTCGGTGATGCCCTTTTCAAGTGCGCGTTTTGCGACAGCGGCGCCGACAGCCTTCGCGGCCTCGATGTTGCCGCCGTAGTTCGAGAATCCCTTGTCCTTCGAACTCGCCGAGACGAGCGTCACACCCTTCTCGTCGTCGATCACCTGCGCGTAGATGTTCGCGAGGCTTCTGTATACGTTGAGGCGCGGACGCTCTGCCGTGCCCGAAACGTGGTTACGGACGCGCAGGTGGCGCTTCTGCCTTGCCTTGTTCTTGTCTGCCTTGATCAGCACTATGGTCACTCCTTTCCTTTAAGCTGCCTTATTTCTTCGCCTTGGCGCCGGCCTTACCGACCTTGCGGCGGATGTGCTCGCCCTCGTACTTGATGCCCTTGCCCTTGTACGGTTCAGGCAGGCGATAGCTGCGGATCTTTGCAGCGATGGCGCCGACAGCTTCTTTGTCGATGCCCGAAACGACGATGCTCGTCGCGCTGGGCGCGTCAAGCGTGATGCCTGCGGGCGGCTCGACAATGACGGGATGGGAAAAACCCAAGGAAAGGTTCAGATTCTTGCCCTGCTTCGCGGCACGATAGCCGACGCCGTTGATTTCGAGCGTCTTCTTGAAGCCTTCCGTCACGCCGACCACCATGTTGTTGATGAGCGTACGCGTGAGGCCGTGCAGGGAGCGGTGCTCCTTGTCGTCCGACGGACGCGTGACCGTGAGGACATTGCCCTCGACCGCGATCTTCATGTCCGGATGAAGCTCGCGGAAAAGCTCGCCCTTCGGACCCTTTACTGTCACCTTGTTGACTTCCTCGATCTTGACGGTTACGCCAGCGGGAATCTCAATCGGTGCTCTGCCAATTCTCGACATCTTTTCACCTCCAGACGTTTACCAGACATAGGCGACGACTTCGCCGCCAAGGCCGGCCTTGCGGGCTTCCTTGTCGCTCATGATCCCCTTCGACGTGGAGATGATGGCGATGCCGAGTCCGCCGAGGACGCGCGGCAGCTCATCGTGCTTCGCATAAGCGCGAAGACCAGGCTTCGAGATGCGCTTGATGCCCGTGATGACCTTCTCACGTGCGGGGCCGTACTTGAGGAAAACCGTCAGCATGCCCTGCTTCGAGTCTGCCGTGAAGGTGTAATCCTTGATGAAGCCCTCTTCCTTCAAGACCTCGGCGATTGCCTTCTTGATCTTGGAGGCGGGAATCTCCACCTTGGAGTGGTAGACGGAGTTCGCGTTGCGAACGCGCGTCAGCATATCTGCAATAGGATCAGTCATTACCATGGAACCGATATCCTCCCTTTCATACGTTTCGAGGAAGCAGCGCACAAAGACTGCGGCAGCTTCCTTTCCTTTCGCTCAAAAGCGAATTTTTACCAGCTGGCTTTCGTCACGCCGGGAATGGCGCCGTTGTAGCTCTGCTCGCGGAAGCAGATGCGGCACATGTCGAACTTCCTCATGTAGCCATGCGGACGGCCGCAGATCTTGCAGCGGTTGTGCTGGCGCACCTTGAACTTCGGCTGCTGGCTCCACTTTTCGATCATCGATTTCTTAGCCACAGTTCATACCTCCTTCTTTAAGCCTTGAAGGGCATGCCTAGGAGCTTCAAGAGCTCGCGCGCCTCTTCGTCTTTTTCCGCTGTCGTGACGATGACGATGTTCATGCCGCGCAGCTTGTCAATCTTGTCGTACTCGATCTCGGGGAAGATGAGCTGCTCCTTGAGACCGACCGCATAATTGCCGCGGCCGTCAAAAGCCGTGCTGCTCACGCCGCGGAAGTCGCGGACGCGCGGCAGGGCGACGTTGATGAACTTGTCGAGGAACTGGTACATGCGCGTGCCGCGCAGCGTGACCTTCGTGCCGATCGGCATGCCTTCCCTGAGCTTCCAGGCGGCAAGCGACTTCTTCGCGCGCGTCAGGATGGGCTTCTGCCCCGCAATGATCGTCAGATCATTGACGGCGGAGTCGAGAGCCTTGGGATTGCCGACGGCTTCGCCGACGCCCATGTTGATGATGACCTTCTCGATCTTCGGAAGCTGCATGATGTTCTTGTAGCCGAACTTCTTCGTGAGCTCAGGCACAACTTCGTTCTTGTACTTTTCCTGTAATCTTTCCAAACCGTGCTCCTCCTTCCTCGATTATTTCGTCTGGTCGATGACTTCGCCGCACTTCTTGCAGGCGCGAACCATCTTGCCGTTGACTTCCTTCTTGCCCGTGCGCGCGGCCTTCTTGCAAGCCGGGCATACGAGCATGACCTTGCAGGCGTTCAGAGGGGCTTCCTTCTGGATGATGCCGCCCTGCGGGTACTTCTGGCTCGGCTTCGTATGGCGCTTCACCTTGTTCACGCCCTCGACGACGACCTTGCCCTTCTTCGGCAGAGCCTCGACGATCTTGCCCTCTTTGCCCTTGTCCTTGCCTGCGAGGACGACGACCGTGTCGCCTTTCTTTACGTGCAGTTTCACCTGTGACAAAATAGCGCCTCCTATCAAAGAACTTCAGGAGCCAAGGAAACGATCTTCATGAAATCCTTCTCGCGCAGCTCCCTGGCCACGGGGCCAAAAATACGGGTTCCTCTCGGCGTCTTGTCTTCCTTGATGAGCACGGCGGCGTTCTCGTCGAAGCGGATGAAAGAGCCGTCCGGACGACGGATGCCCTTGACGCTTCGGACGACGACAGCCTTGACGACATCGCCCTTCTTGACCGTGCCGCCGGGGGCTGCTGCCTTGACGGCAGCCACGATAACATCACCGATGTTGGCATACTTGCGGTACGAGCCGCCGAGCACGCGGATGCACATGATCTCTTTTGCGCCCGTATTGTCGCCAACATTCAGCATGGTCTGCTGTTGAATCAATGTATGAACCTCCCTTTCGAGATAGTGGCGAAATTATTTCGCCCTCTCGACGATTTTCACGACTCTCCAGCGCTTGTGCTTCGAGAGCGGGCGGGTCTCCATCAGAGCCACCGTATCGCCGACATGCGCCTCGTTGTTCTCGTCGTGCGCCTGGAACTTCACCGTCTTCTTGACGGCCTTCTTATAGAGCTTGTGCTGCTCAATGTCGACAACGGCGACGACGACGGTCTTGTCCATCTTGTCGCTTACGACCTTGCCGACTCTCGTCTTGCGTTCATTTCTCTCGCTCATCAAAGAGCCTCCTTCCTCTGCATATCAATCAATTCTTCGCCAAGCAAACGTCCTGATTCTCAAGTTCGCGCTGCACCGTCTTGACGCGCGCGATCGACTTCTTGACTTCCTTGATACGCATCGGATTCTCCAGCTGGCCGGTAGCGTGCTGGAAACGGAGGTTAAACAGCTCCTGTTTGAGCGAAGCGAGCTTTTCAACAAGCTCCCCGGCATTCAAGTCGCGTATCTCATTAACCTTCATTTACTTCACCGCCCTCTGCTGCTTTCAGTGACTCCTCGCGCGTGACGAATTTCGTGCGGATCGGCAGCTTGTGGCCTGCAAGGCGCATGGCCTCCATGGCAACTTCCTTCGACACGCCGTTCATCTCGAAGAGTACACGACCGGGCTTGACGACGCACACCCAGTACTCAGGCGAGCCCTTGCCGCTGCCCATGCGGGTCTCGGCCGGCTTCGCCGTGACCGGCTTGTCGGGGAAGATCTTAATCCAGACCTTACCGCCGCGCTTGATGTAACGCGTCATGGCGATACGGGCGGCTTCGATCTGACGGTTCGTGATCCATGCCGGCTCCAGCGCCACAAGGCCGAACTCACCGTGGCTGACCGTGTTGCCGCGATGTGCCTTGCCCTTCATGCGGCCACGGAACTGCTTGCGGTATTTGACTCTCTTCGGTAATAACATTAAGCTTCGCTCCCTTCAGCGGCAGCCCTCTTGGACTGCTTCTTCTCTGGAAGGATTTCGCCCTTGAAGATCCAGACCTTGACGCCGATGCGTCCGTACGTCGTGCGGGCTTCCGCCGTGCCGTAGTCGATGTCGGCGCGCAGCGTGTGCAGCGGAATGCTGCCCTCGCGATATGCCTCGCTTCGGGCGATTTCCGCGCCGCCCAAGCGACCCGAAACCTTGACCTTGATGCCCTTGGCGCCGAGGCGCATCGTGCGACCGACCGACTGCTTCATGGCGCGGCGGAAGGCGATGCGGCGCTCAAGCTGCTGCGCGATGTTCTCGGCGACGAGCGTCGCGTCGAGGTCGGGCTGACGAATCTCGGAGATGTTGATGTCGACCGTCTTTTCCGTCTTGCCCTTGAGGCCTTCCTTGATCTGCTCAATGCCCGAACCACCGCGGCCGATGACCATGCCGGGCTTCGCCGTATGGATCGTGAGCTTCAGGCGGTTCTTCGAGCGCTCCGTCTCGATCTTCGAGACGCCGGCAGCGCCGAGGCTGTCTTTCAAATACTTGCGGATCTTGATATCTTCATGCAGGTTGTCCGCAAAGTCTTTATCTGCGTACCATTTTGCATCCCAATCCTTGACGATGCCGATGCGGATGCCGTTCGGATTTACTTTCTGACCCAAACCTTTTCCCTCCTCCTCATCTTTCTTCCACGGCGACAGTGACGTGGGACGTGCGCTTCAAAATCTTGAACGCCTGCCCACGCGAACGCGGGTGGATGCGCTTGAGTGTCGGGCCCTGATCGACATAAGCCGTCTTGATGTAGAGCTTGTCGACATTCATGTCGAAGTTGTTCTCGGCATTGGAAACGGCGGATTTCAATACCTTCTCTATGACGTCCGCACCGATTTTCGGCGTGAACTTCAAGATTGCGAAAGCTTCGGCGATGTTCTTGCCACGGATGAGATCCATGACGACACGCACCTTGCGCGGCGCAATCCGTACATACTTGGCTGTAGCTTTTGCTTCCAAAGGGGAAATGCCTCCTTTCGCTCTTATCTCAGCGAAGTCTTGCGCTCTTCGCCGGCATGGCCCTTGAACGTGCGCGTCGGAGCGAACTCTCCGAGCTTATGTCCGACCATGTCTTCCGTCACATATACAGGAACGTGCTTGCGGCCGTCGTGCACGGCGATCGTGTGACCCACGAAATCCGGCAGGATCGTGGAACTCCTCGACCACGTCTTCACGACCTTCTTGTCGTTCGCCGCATTGAGCGCGTCAATTTTCTTCACGAGACTTTCTTGTACGAAAGGTCCCTTCTTGACTGATCTCGACAAAATATATCCTCCTTCCGCTCAGGCAGCCTGAGCTGCCTTCCTCCACGAATTACTTGCGGCCACGCACGATGAGCTTGTCCGACGCCTTCTTGCGGCGCGTCTTGGCGCCCATCGCGCACTTGCCCCACTTCGTGACCGGATGCTTGCGGCCGACCGGGCTGCGCCCTTCGCCGCCGCCATGCGGATGGTCGTTCGGGTTCATCGCTACGCCGCGATTCTCCGGACGCTTGCCGAGCCAGCGATTGCGCCCTGCCTTGCCGATCGTGATGTTCTCATGCTCGAGGTTGCCGACCTGGCCGATCGTCGCGCGGCAGTTGATGTGCACCTTGCGAAGCTCGCCCGAGGGAAGACGCAGGAGCGCGTAGTCGTTCTCCTTCGCCATGAGCTGCACGGCGCTGCCGGCGCTTCTTGCGAGCTGTGCGCCCTTGCCGATCTTCAGCTCGATGTTGTGAATCATCGTGCCGACGGGAATGTTCTTGATGGGAAGCGCGTTGCCGACCTTGATGTCAGCCTCTGCGCCCGACTCCACCTTGTCGCCGACCTTGAGGCCGTTCGGTGCGAGGATGTAGCGCTTCTCGCCATCCGCGTAGTTCAGGAGGGCGATGCGAGCGCTGCGGTTCGGATCGTACTCGATCGTCGCGACGCGGGCGGGGATGCCGTCCTTCGTGCGCTTGAAGTCGATGATACGGTAGCGGCGCTTGTGACCGCCGCCCTGATGGCGAACCGTCATGCGGCCCTGCTGATTGCGTCCGCCATGGCTCTTGAGGCTCTCGACGAGGGATTTCTCCGGCTTGTCCGTCGTGATTTCGTCAAACGACGCGACCGTCATGAACCTGCGGCCTGCGGAATAAGGTTTGAAACTTTTGATTGCCACTTCTTTTTACCTCCTTTGCTCGATTTTATGCCTGGAAGAACTCGATCGTCTCGCCTGGAGCGAGCTTCACAATCGCCTTCTTGTAGTCCGAGCGCTTGCCGACGAAGCGACCCATGCGCTTCACCTTGCCGCTGACGTTGACCGTGTTCACGTTTGCGACCTTCACATTGAAGACCTGTGCGACCGCCTTGGCGATCTCGATCTTGTTCGCTTTCTTGGCGACGACGAAGACATACTTGCCTTCCTCCATGAGCTGGGTGCTTTTCTCCGTGATCAGCGGGCGGATGAGGATATCGCGTGCGTCCATTATGCGAGCACCTCCTCGATTTTTTCTATCGCAGCCTTCGTGATGAAGAGCTTCGTGTGGTTCAGGATGTCGTAGACGTTGAGGCCCATCGTATTGATCGCCTTGACGCCGGGGATATTGCGCGAAGAAAGCTCGACGTTTTCGTTCTCATCGAGCGTGATGATGAGGCTCTTCGCATCGACGCCGAAATCGCCGAGCATCTTGACGACGCTCTTCGTCTTCGGGGCATCGAACTGAAGGTCGTCGAGGACGATGAAATCACCGCTCGCCACCTTGTCCGAGAGCGCGCACTTGATCGCGAGGCGGCGCTGCTTCTTCGGCATGCGGAAGGCATACGAGCGCGGCTGCGGGCCGAAGACCGTGCCGCCGCCGACCCACAGCGGGGAGCGCGTCGAGCCGCTTCTTGCACGACCCGTGCCCTTCTGTCTCCACGGCTTTCTGCCGCCGCCCCTCACGAGGCCGCGCGTCTTCGTCGCATGCGTGCCGAGACGGCGCGATGCGAGCTGCATGACGACGGCCTGATGCACGAGGCCGGCATTCATCTCCACGCCGAAGACGCTGTCATTCAATTCGATATCGCCAACCTGCTGGTTTGCGCTATTATAAACTGCTACTTTTGGCATAAGTTAGCAATCCTCCTTCCAGATTATTTTTCCGCCTTTTTCGGCTTGTCCGGCTTGACCGTGGCGCGAACCACGACAAGACCCTTCTTCGGGCCCGGGATTGCGCCCTTGATGAGGATGAGGTTGCGCTCCGCGTCCACACGGACGACGGAAAGACGCTGCACCGTGACCCTCGCATGACCCATCTGGCCAGGAAGCTTCTTTCCCTTCAAGACGCGGCCGCCATGACCGCTGATCATCGCGCCCGTCGAACCGGGTTCACGGTGCGACTTCGAGCCGTGACCCATGGGGCCGCGCGCGAAGTTGTGGCGCTTGATCGTACCGGCGAAGCCCTTGCCCTTCGAGGTGCCCGTCACATCGACGAGGTCGCCGGCAGCAAATATGTCAACGCCGATGGTATCACCGACGTTATATTCCGAAGCATCAGTAAGACGCATCTCGCGGATGAAGCGCACAGGCGCGACTCCCGCCTTGGCGAAGTGACCTTTCAGAGGCTTCGTGACCCTCTTCTCCTTGACTTCGCCGAAGCCGATCTGGACAGCGTTGTAGCCGTCGTTCTCCACGGTCTTGTTCATGATGACAACATTGTTGCCCGACTCGACGACCGTGACAGGGACGACAGTGCCCTCTTCCGTAAAGATCTGCGTCATGCCAAGTTTTCTTCCCAAAATAGCTTTCGACATAAATTCCACCTCCCCTTACAGCTTGATCTCGATGTCCACCCCGGCCGGCAGGTCAAGGCGCATCAGTGCGTCCACCGTCTTGTTGGAAGGATCGAGGATGTCGATGAGGCGCTTGTGCGTGCGCATCTCGAACTGCTCGCGCGAATCCTTGTTGACGTGCGGGGAACGCAGGATCGTGTAGATGTTCTTCTCCGTGGGGAGCGGAATCGGACCCGACACACGAGCGCCCGTCCTCTTCGCGGTATCGACAATCTTAACCGCGCTCTGGTCGAGAGCCTTGTGATCGTAGGCCTTCAAACGAATACGGATTTTCTGCTGTTTCGACAATGTTTTTTCCTCCTTGTCGTCCGGACTCCATGGCCCAAACATTTCTCCGCAGCAGTTCCCTCGGCTCTGCCGAGCCATCTGCCGCGTCATCGCATGGGAGCAATAAGGAAGCGCTGAACTTGTCAGTGATTCCGGAAATGAGATAAATACACAAGGCCTTTATAAAGGGCTGCGAGACCGCAGCCCTTACAAAAGCCTTTATGGAATTAGCGTCTTAACCTTCGATCTCCGTCACGCGGCCGGCGCCAACCGTATGGCCGCCCTCGCGGATAGCGAAGCGCAGACCCTTCTCAATGGCGATCGGCGTGATGAGCTCAACTTCCATCTCGACGTTATCGCCGGGCATGACCATCTCCGTGCCCTCGGGCAGGCGGACAACACCCGTGACGTCCGTCGTGCGGAAGTAGAACTGCGGACGATAGTTCGTGAAGAACGGCGTATGACGGCCGCCCTCTTCCTTCTTGAGGACGTAGACCTGAGCCTTGAACTTCGTGTGCGGGTTAATCGAGCCGGGCTTCGCGAGAACCTGGCCACGGACGATGTCCTTGCGATCGACACCGCGCAGGAGAGCGCCGATGTTGTCGCCGGCGACAGCCGTGTCGAGCATCTTGCGGAACATCTCGATGCCCGTGACAACCGTCGACTTCGTCTCATCTTCGAGACCGACGATCTCGACCGTATCGTTGAGCTTCAGCTCACCGCGCTCGACGCGGCCCGTTGCGACCGTGCCGCGGCCCGTGATCGTGAAGACGTCCTCAACCGGCATGAGGAAGGGCTTCTCCGTATCGCGTGTCGGCGTCGGAATGTACTCATCGACAGCATCCATGAGCTCAAGAATCTTCTTCTCCTGCTCCGCGTCATCTTCAAGAGCCTTGAGAGCAGAACCTGCAATGACCGGGATATCGTCGCCGGGGAACTCGTAAGCCGTGAGGAGGTCGCGGACTTCCATTTCGACGAGCTCAAGAAGCTCAGGATCGTCAACCTGGTCAACCTTGTTGAGGAAGACAACGATCGCCGGAACACCGACCTGGCGAGCCAAGAGAATGTGCTCGCGCGTCTGCGGCATCGGGCCGTCGGCAGCGCTGACAACGAGGATCGCGCCGTCCATCTGAGCAGCGCCCGTGATCATGTTCTTGACGTAGTCGGCGTGGCCCGGGCAATCAACGTGCGCGTAGTGACGCTTCTCCGTCTCGTACTCGACGTGCGCCGTGTTGATCGTGATGCCGCGCTCTCTCTCCTCCGGAGCCTTGTCGATGTCCGCGTAGTCCTCGAACTGCGCCATGCCCTTCTTGGACAGAACCTTCGTGATGGCTGCCGTCAGCGTCGTCTTGCCGTGATCGACGTGGCCGATCGTACCGATGTTGACATGCGGCTTGTTTCTCTCAAACTTCTGCTTTGCCATGTTGTTTTTTCCTCCCTCGTTACTCGCCCTTGTTCTTGGCGATGATAGCCTCGGCTATATTCTTAGGAACTTCATCATAGTAAGAAACTTCCATGGAGTAGTTCCCTCGACCCTGTGTCTTGGAGCGCAGATCCGTCGAATATCCGAACATCTCGGACAGCGGAACGAACGCATTGATGACCTGGGCACCGTTTCGCGCTTCCATGCCTTCGATGCGGCCGCGGCGCGAATTGATGTCGCCCATGACATCGCCCATATACTCTTCCGGCACAATGACCTCGACCTTCACATAAGGCTCAAGGAGCACCGGATTCGCCTTCTCAGCGCCGTTTCTGAACGCCATCGAGCCGGCGATCTTGAACGCCATTTCCGAAGAGTCGACTTCGTGGTACGAGCCGTCGTAGACCGTGACCTTGACGTCGACCATCGGATAGCCCGCGATGACGCCGTTGTCCATAGCTTCGCGCACGCCGTTCTCGATGGGGTTGATGAACTCCTTCGGAATGACGCCGCCGACGATCTTGTTCTCGAACGTGAAGCCTTCGCCCGGCTCCTGCGGCGTGAGCTCGAGCCAGCAATGACCGTACTGGCCATGACCACCCGACTGGCGGACGAACTTGCCCTCTGCCTTCGCAGGCTTGCGGATCGTCTCGCGGTACGCAACCTGCGGATTGCCGACATTGCAGTCGACCTTGAACTCGCGCAGCATGCGGTCGACGATGATTTCCAAATGAAGCTCGCCCATGCCCGAGATGATCGTCTGACCCGTCTCCTGATCCGTGCGTACACGGAACGTCGGATCTTCTTCCGCCAACTTCTGCAGGGCGATGCCCATCTTCTCCTGATCGTTCTTCGTCTTCGGCTCGACCGCGACCGAGATGACCGGGTCAGGGAACTCCATCGACTCAAGAATGATCGGCTTCGAATCGTCGCACAGCGTGTCGCCCGTCGTCGTATCCTTCAAGCCGACGGCGGCAGCGATGTCGCCGCTGTAGACCGTATCCAGCTCGGCACGGTGGTTCGCGTGCATCTGCAGGATGCGGCCGATGCGCTCCTTCTTGCCCTTCGTCGAGTTGAAGACATACGAGCCGGAAGAAAGCGTGCCCGAGTAGACGCGGAAGAACGCGAGCTTGCCGACGTAAGGATCGGCCATGATCTTGAACGCGAGCGCCGCAAAGGGGCCGTCGTCCGTCGAATCGCGATGATCCTCTTCTCCCGTATCGGGGTTGACACCCTTGATCGCGGGGATGTCGATCGGCGCAGGCATGAAGTCGACGATTGCGTCGAGCATCGGCTGCACGCCGCGGTTGCGGTACGAAGAGCCGCATGTCACCGGCGTCATCTTGCAGGCGATCGTCGCCTTGCGGATGGCCTTACGAATCTCATCCTCCGAGATCTCCTCGCCGCCGAGGTACTTCTCCACGAGGTCGTCATCCTCTTCGGCGACGGCTTCGAGGAGCTTGTCGCGGTACTCGTCGGCAATATCCTTCATATCATCGGGAATCGCCACCTCGTCAGCGACCTTTCCGAGGTCGTCCTCATAGATGATCGCTTCCATCTTGATGAGATCGACAATGCCGGAGAAC is from Selenomonas sputigena ATCC 35185 and encodes:
- the tuf gene encoding elongation factor Tu yields the protein MAKQKFERNKPHVNIGTIGHVDHGKTTLTAAITKVLSKKGMAQFEDYADIDKAPEERERGITINTAHVEYETEKRHYAHVDCPGHADYVKNMITGAAQMDGAILVVSAADGPMPQTREHILLARQVGVPAIVVFLNKVDQVDDPELLELVEMEVRDLLTAYEFPGDDIPVIAGSALKALEDDAEQEKKILELMDAVDEYIPTPTRDTEKPFLMPVEDVFTITGRGTVATGRVERGELKLNDTVEIVGLEDETKSTVVTGIEMFRKMLDTAVAGDNIGALLRGVDRKDIVRGQVLAKPGSINPHTKFKAQVYVLKKEEGGRHTPFFTNYRPQFYFRTTDVTGVVRLPEGTEMVMPGDNVEMEVELITPIAIEKGLRFAIREGGHTVGAGRVTEIEG
- the fusA gene encoding elongation factor G, which gives rise to MAREFSLEKTRNIGIMAHIDAGKTTTTERILFYTGITHKIGEVHDGAATMDWMAQEQERGITITSAATTCHWKNHRINIIDTPGHVDFTVEVERSLRVLDGAVAVLTARGGVEPQTETVWRQAEKYNVPRMAYVNKMDITGADFFNVIKMMQERLQANPVAIQLPIGSEDTFSGIVDLIKMEAIIYEDDLGKVADEVAIPDDMKDIADEYRDKLLEAVAEEDDDLVEKYLGGEEISEDEIRKAIRKATIACKMTPVTCGSSYRNRGVQPMLDAIVDFMPAPIDIPAIKGVNPDTGEEDHRDSTDDGPFAALAFKIMADPYVGKLAFFRVYSGTLSSGSYVFNSTKGKKERIGRILQMHANHRAELDTVYSGDIAAAVGLKDTTTGDTLCDDSKPIILESMEFPDPVISVAVEPKTKNDQEKMGIALQKLAEEDPTFRVRTDQETGQTIISGMGELHLEIIVDRMLREFKVDCNVGNPQVAYRETIRKPAKAEGKFVRQSGGHGQYGHCWLELTPQEPGEGFTFENKIVGGVIPKEFINPIENGVREAMDNGVIAGYPMVDVKVTVYDGSYHEVDSSEMAFKIAGSMAFRNGAEKANPVLLEPYVKVEVIVPEEYMGDVMGDINSRRGRIEGMEARNGAQVINAFVPLSEMFGYSTDLRSKTQGRGNYSMEVSYYDEVPKNIAEAIIAKNKGE